One stretch of Arachis hypogaea cultivar Tifrunner chromosome 20, arahy.Tifrunner.gnm2.J5K5, whole genome shotgun sequence DNA includes these proteins:
- the LOC112784335 gene encoding large ribosomal subunit protein bL31c, with the protein MAQCITNTFLHPKPFHPLPSKTKPVGNCRVGVTCRKKDIHPQYHEDAKVYCNGELVMTTGGTQKEYVVDVWSGNHPFYLGSRSAVMVDDDQVEKFRKKFSELTEIMEIPVLKDEIVIPSRRRGIQKGGKKK; encoded by the exons ATGGCGCAGTGCATAACCAACACATTCCTCCACCCAAAACCCTTCCATCCTCTCCCATCCAAAACAAAACCC GTGGGAAATTGCAGGGTGGGGGTGACGTGCAGGAAGAAGGATATACACCCGCAGTACCACGAGGATGCTAAAGTGTATTGCAACGGGGAACTCGTGATGACTACCGGTGGGACCCAGAAGGAGTACGTGGTTGACGTTTGGTCAGGTAACCACCCCTTTTACCTGGGTAGCCGGTCAGCGGTTATGGTTGACGATGACCAAGTTGAGAAGTTTAGGAAGAAGTTCAGTGAGCTCACTGAAATTATGGAGATTCCGGTACTCAAGGATGAAATCGTAATTCCCTCCAGGCGCAGGGGTATTCAGAAAGGTGgtaagaagaagtag
- the LOC112784336 gene encoding uncharacterized protein isoform X3 — translation MEASTSSYKIILGSSSVARRKILSEMGYEFTKMTADIDEKSIRKETPEELVMALAEAKANAIISKLQTTSNQERVDESMILIAADTVHLASFLVIGNC, via the exons ATGGAAGCTTCCACTTCTTCCTACAAG ATTATATTGGGATCATCCTCAGTAGCACGGCGCAAGATACTATCTGAAATGGGGTACGAATTCACGAAAATG ACTGCTGATATTGATGAGAAGAGCATCCGAAAGGAAACTCCTGAAGAGCTGGTTATGGCTCTAGCTGAAGCCAAG GCTAATGCCATCATATCAAAACTTCAAACTACCAGTAACCAAGAGAGGGTTGATGAATCAATGATTTTAATTGCGGCAGACACAGTACATCTTGCTTCCTTTCTGGTCATTGGCAACTGTTAG
- the LOC112784336 gene encoding uncharacterized protein isoform X2, protein MEASTSSYKIILGSSSVARRKILSEMGYEFTKMTADIDEKSIRKETPEELVMALAEAKAEAILQKLPVDDYLKDAEPTLLITCDQETETSQIRIPMGLLDRDCRPINQITTST, encoded by the exons ATGGAAGCTTCCACTTCTTCCTACAAG ATTATATTGGGATCATCCTCAGTAGCACGGCGCAAGATACTATCTGAAATGGGGTACGAATTCACGAAAATG ACTGCTGATATTGATGAGAAGAGCATCCGAAAGGAAACTCCTGAAGAGCTGGTTATGGCTCTAGCTGAAGCCAAG GCAGAAGCTATCTTACAGAAGCTCCCTGTTGATGACTACCTAAAGGATGCTGAGCCAACACTATTAATTACTTGTGACCAA GAAACAGAAACAAGTCAAATAAGAATACCTATGGGCCTATTGGATCGTGATTGTCGGCCCATAAATCAAATAACCACATCCACATAG
- the LOC112784336 gene encoding uncharacterized protein isoform X1, producing the protein MEASTSSYKIILGSSSVARRKILSEMGYEFTKMTADIDEKSIRKETPEELVMALAEAKANAIISKLQTTSNQERVDESMILIAADTAEAILQKLPVDDYLKDAEPTLLITCDQETETSQIRIPMGLLDRDCRPINQITTST; encoded by the exons ATGGAAGCTTCCACTTCTTCCTACAAG ATTATATTGGGATCATCCTCAGTAGCACGGCGCAAGATACTATCTGAAATGGGGTACGAATTCACGAAAATG ACTGCTGATATTGATGAGAAGAGCATCCGAAAGGAAACTCCTGAAGAGCTGGTTATGGCTCTAGCTGAAGCCAAG GCTAATGCCATCATATCAAAACTTCAAACTACCAGTAACCAAGAGAGGGTTGATGAATCAATGATTTTAATTGCGGCAGACACA GCAGAAGCTATCTTACAGAAGCTCCCTGTTGATGACTACCTAAAGGATGCTGAGCCAACACTATTAATTACTTGTGACCAA GAAACAGAAACAAGTCAAATAAGAATACCTATGGGCCTATTGGATCGTGATTGTCGGCCCATAAATCAAATAACCACATCCACATAG